The bacterium region TCAGAACCGCAGACGTTGGCGCGAGTCACCTCCAGGAGGATCTCGCCCGGGCCGGGGTCCGCGACCTCGTACTCCCGCAGTTCGGTTCGTCGTGGGGCGACCAGGACCACCACCGTGCCGCGCATCTCTCACCTCCTCGATGACGCAGATCGCTTCTCCGCTGCGGCCGCCACAGCCTCCCTCCGATCGCGTTCGGGGTGGAGGGAGAGGAGCGGATCACGGGAAATGAAACCATCGCCGGGATTCCCCCGCCGGGAGTTCGAGGCCGTGGGGGAATCGCCGGACCAAGATCGGGCACGACCGGAAGAGGTGGACGATGCATCGGACGCGGGATCGCGGCTGGGCGGTGACGACCTCCTCCGGAGGGGTCGTGCCGACAGCGGACGCGAGCACCGGGAATGCCGACCGCAGCGATCCGGCGGGACACCGGGCCGCATCACACTCCCCTACCCGGCGCCGACCGCGCGCCGTCCCGTGGATGACCGGAATCCCGTCCGGCCTGCTCGGCCTCGGCGTCGCGGCGCTGCTGGCCATGGCGGGGGCGATGACCCCAGCCCCGGCCGCGCAGGGGGATCCCGCGGCGAAAGCCGAGGTGCTCGCCGCATTTCACAAGCTGAATACGCTGTCCGGGTACCGGATGAAAGTGATCACCGCTGACGGAACGGCCCTAGAGGGAGAGATCGTCCCGCCGGACCGGGAGCACTGGACGGGCCGGGGGGCTCAGCTGAGTGGGGAATGGATCCGCGTGGGCAGCGCTGTGCGCACGAGATTCATCATCGGCGGCGCCCCCGGCGGCTGGCAGTGCAATATCTCAGCTCCCTCGTTTCTTGCCGAGATCGACAAGCACAAGAACGAAGTCACGGCGCTGCGCAAACCCGACACCCTGATCGACGGGGTCCCCGTCCGCGTCTACACCGATGGGGCGGGGAGCACGCTCTATATCGGCGCTCAAACGGGGCTCCCCCGCCGGCTGGTTGCCGTAGACAGCCAAAGCGGCAAGGGCGACACGCTCGACTTCTTCGATTACGGGGCCAAGCTCAGCATCACCCTGCCGTCCTGCGCGTAGCCGGCGGGCCGCAGGCCCCGGGAAATCTCTCCGCATAGCATTGTTACACGGGCATGAGATACAATAGGAAAGAGTTGGGGGATGAGATCACGCCCCAGGGGAGGCGTTCTCAATGAGACTCGGAACATACCGGTTGGTCGTGTTGGCGGGGGCGGCAGCGGCGGTCGGCCTCGTGGCCGGCACCCCGTTTACCGCCCAGGCCCAGGCGATCACGTGCGCGCCAGGAACGACGGTTCTGTACCGGGCGGTTGGACCGCAGAGCGCCCCGATGCTGATCCCCGCACAGGTGCACGCCACCATCTGCTCGCAGAACGGCGCCGTGGTGTCGGTTATCCCGGGGTTCACGACCGTCGGCCCTGCCGGAGCGCCCATGATCATCCCGGTGAACATGCCGGTCAAAACCTGCGTTCCGACGACAACCGCCTCCGTGCCGGTGGTGGGCGGAGGGTTTACCGCCCCGGTCCAGCTGGTCCAGATCAGCCCCGGCGTGTTTGCGGTCAACCTGGCGACCCCCGCGGCGCCGGTCGTGGTGACGACGTTCTCCACGGCGCTCACCTGCTTCTGACCCCGGGAAGATCCCCGTTGGGAGGCCGGCCGCTCCCCATATTCCGGAGGCAAATTGCCGCCGCACGGCGGGCCGCCCTCCTCGCGCCACGAATGCCGAGCGGAGCACTTGGCCGATGTCGACACGCGCGCATCTGATGCGCGGGCCCGCGCTCGCGATCGCGGCGGTGACCGTGGCGGCGCTGCTCTCGGGCCCGGTCCAGGCGGGGGCCGCCCCGGCCCCCACCTTCACTCTCGAACGGCTGAACGGTCACTCGCTGAGCCTGGCCGAATTCAAAGGCTCGCCAATCATCCTGCTGTTCTGGGCTCCCTGGTGACCCATCTGCAACGCCGACGCCCCCGGGTGGGAGCGTGTGTACGAAGCGTGGAAGCCGAGCGGCGTGAAGCTGATTGGTATCGGCCTGCTCGATAACAAGCAGGCCTGTCAGGCCTTTGCCCGACGGCACGGGTTGACCTTCCCCAACGTGTACGATCCCGAGGGAAGGGTGGCACGATCGTTCGGATTCACGTACCAACCGTTCTGGGCGGTGATCGACAGGCACGGGGACCTGCTCAAGACCGGCTACGGGCCCCAGGACGAACGCGAGCTCGTATCGACCATCAAAGTCCTCGCCGGGAGGTAGGACCGCGGGAGGTCGGAGGTTCCGGGCACCGCCCACGCGGTGGAGACGAGATGCCCCACCTGAACCTGGCCATCGCATTTGCCGCCGGAGTGCTCGGGTTCTTCTCGCCCTGCGTCGTGCCCCTGATCCCAGGGTATCTGTCCTTCGTCTCCGGCGTTTCGCTCGCGGAGATGGACCCCGCGGAGCGGAGCAAACACATCGGCCGCGTCGTGCTGGCGACGATCACGTTCGTGCTCGGCTTTTCGGTGATCTTCACCGGCCTCGGTGCGTCCGCGTCGCTCTTCGGGGCCTTCGTGCTGGGCAACCGGCTCCTGCTCACCCGGATCGGGGGCGCGATCGTTATCGTCCTCGGCCTCTCGATGCTTGGGGTGATCAGGCTTCCCGGGCTGGCGCGCGAGCGTCGAGTACGGATCACCCGCCGTCCGGCGACCATCCTCGGCGCGTTCCCGGTCGGGATGGCGTTCGGGTTCGCCTGGACGCCGTGCGTGGGACCGGTGCTGGGCGCGGTGCTGACGATGGCGGCGACCACCCCACGCGCCGTCGACGGCGGGGTGCTCCTGTTTGCCTACTCGCTTGGACTCGGACTGCCGTTTCTCGCCACCGCCGCCCTCCTCACGACCGCATTCAACGCGCTGCACGCGCTGGGCCGGTACGGCCGGGCGATCGAGACGATCAGCGGCGTCTTCCTCGTCGCCATGGGCGGGGCGCTGCTCTTCGACCTCATATTCCGGTTCAACGCCTGGATCCTCGAGGTGTTCCCCTTCCGGCCGGGATTGTAGCCTGGCCCGCGCGGCTTTATCATATCCACACAGTGACCGGCTAGCCTGGGCGATGGGCAGGATTCGAAGGGGGTGATCTCCGGTGCGATCCCTGTTCTGTGTGCTGGTGGTGGCCGCGGCGGTGGGACTCGCCGCGCTTCCGGGAGGAGCGGTGGGCACGTCGAAGGCCCCCGACTTCATCGGCGGAGGCCCCTGGTTCAACACCGAGGCACCGTTGACGCTGGCCGGCCTCCGCGGGAAGGTCGTCGCGGTGGAAATGTGGGCCGCCGGGTGCATCAACTGCATCAACACCTTCCCCTACGTGAAGCGCTGGGACGCGGCATACCGATCGAAAGGACTCGTGATCGTCGGGGTGCACTCGCCCGAATTCCAGCACGAACACGCGGTGGGCTACGTGAAGGCGGCAATCGCCCGTGAGGGGATCACGTATCCGGTCGTGATGGATAACGACTTTCGAATCTGGAATGCCTACAAGAACGAATACTGGCCGACCCTCTACCTCATCGACAAGAGGGGCACCATTCGATACACGCACATCGGCGAGGGCGAGTACGACGCGACGGAGCGGATGATCGCCAAGCTCCTGGCCGAGCACAGCTGAGCGCGACGGCCGGCGCGCCGTGCCGCGTTGGCAACGGCCGGGAGAACAGTCCCCCCTTAGGCCACGGGCTGAAGGTGGCTGCGCACCGCCCCGAGCGGCCCGGAGGCCAGCGGCAGCCCGTCGCGGTACACGATCAGGTGGCCTGAAACCGCGGGCACGCGCGCGCCCGGCGTAAGGATCCCGGAGAGGTTGAGCGGGTCGGCCGCGGACACCAGCACGGTTTCCTCCGCGGGGGCCTGACGCCGAACCGCGCGGAGGGCTTCCACCGCCTCGGGCAGTGCATACTGCTCGCCGACGACCCCATCGACGAACCGGCCGCCGCGAATCTCCCCCGCGCTCTCCCACCGCCGATAGACGGCGAGCAAACTCCGCCAGGGCGGCAGCTGCGGCTCTCGGGCGAGGACCTCCCGAAAGACGACACCGTAGCGGCGCAGGGACTGACGGGCGAGCACCTCCAGCCGCTTTTCCGGGGGCGGCGACTCCGGGAGGTCTCGCCGCCACAGAGACCATCGCCCCGACGGCGCATCGCCGGCCCGGTGCTCACCTCGCTTCCGCCGCCGCCCCGGCGCCCGTCGCAGAAGAAATCGCAGCCCGGCGACGCCGTCGCCGGCAACGAGGCCGCAGGCCACCAGTTCCCACAGCGCGGCCTCAACCTGTGCGGGGAGTAGGCGCAGCGAGCGCGCGAGATCGCCGAGGAATGACGCCCCGCGCCGCTCCAGCACGGCGAATACCTCGGCGGAGACCCGTCCGAGCCCCGCGGGTGGGTCGCCGCCATCTTGGGGGGCGACGAAGATCGGAAGGTCCTCGCGCAGGACGAAGGCGAGAGGGGCCTGGCGCGTGACGGTCTGTCGGCGGCGGCGGTCCGGAGACGCGACCTCCGCTCGGGTCCCCCCGGTCGGATACAACCGTCCCCAGGCGATCCGTCCCGACAGGCAGAGGTGCTCGAGATCCGCGGGGTTGTACGACCGCAGGCGTCCGGCCAGCACCTGATCCTCCCACGCCGTGGCCGGGAGTTCGAGCCCCTGGAGCTGCGAGATCACCTCGACCAGCCCGGGCCGGCCGTGCAGTTGGGTCCCGGGCTGGAGGTGCTGCCACCTGAAGAGGAACCGCATGTACGTCGCGGGGGCGACGGGCTCGATCTCCCGACGCAGCCGCCCCAGGGTCAGCCGGTGGATTCGAGCCAGCAGGTTCCTGGCGCACCATTCGACACCCTCGACCGCGGCGCCGGGGGTGAACCGCCCCTGGAGAACCATGCCCTCGTGCTCCAGCGAGAACAGCGCGGCGTCGACGGTTCTCTGCGCGAGGCCGAGCCGAGCGGACAGGGCGGCCGCGGTCACCGGTCCGAGACAATCCATCCAACCCTGCACCACGCGCTGCCCCGCGGCCTCCTCGCCGATTTCGGTGTCGACGCCGGGGGGAACGGCCACCGCGGGCACGATCCCCGCATCCGGCCGCAGCGCCCGCAGCCAGGGCACCCGCTCGGCCGCCACGTAAGCCGAGACATCCCGCCCGTCGAGACCCCACGTGGCGACCGCGGCGCGGTGCCCCGCCACCAACGCCTCGGCCATGCCCGACCACGGGCTGGCGTCGGCCACCGGAAGCACGCCGATGGAGAGGAGAAGATCGTGGAGCTCGTCGGGGGTGCGGAGATCGGGCCAGGCCTGGGCGCGTACCTCCGCGATCGCGGCCGGATCCAGCCGGCCGAGCGTTCCCGCAAGCTCCGGCGCGGTGCGCCGCAGGGAGACCGCGCGCGCCCGCCGCTCCTCCAGCGGGGCGTCGTCCAGGAAGGCGTACGGGTTCGCGTTGAGAATCTCGTGGGACATCGGTGAGGGCGCCGTCGTCTCCACCGACACCGCCTGGATCTCGCCTCGGTCAAGCGCGTCCAACACCTCGCGGAGGCCGTCGAGATCCATGGCTTCCCGCAGGCAGTTCTGTATCGTCTCGTTGACGAGCGGATGGTCCGGCGGGACGATCGGCCCGGCGTGGTTGTCCCCACAGGCCACCTGCGCCGGGAACACCGCCGCGAGCAGATCCTCCGCCCGCATGCGCTGCAGGGCGATCGGCACGCGGCGCCCGCCCTGCTGCCGCAGGACCGCCAGCGAGCGGGTCACGTTCCACCGCCAGCGGTTCGCAAACATCGGTGAGGCCAGCAACGCCTGGATGAGGTCCTCCTCCAGGGTCTGCCGCCGGGTCATCTCGAACACGCTCTCCAGCGGAAACGAGTGCTGCTCCCCCAGAGACAACACCAGGCCGTCGTCGGTCGCGGCCGCCTGCAGCTCGAAGTCGAAGGTCAGACAAAAGCGCTTGCGGAGGGCAAACCCCCAGGCCCGCGTGATCCGGCCGCCAAACGGCGCGTGGATTACGAGCTGCATGCCGCCGCTCTCGTCGAAAAACCGCTCGGCGATGACGGTGCGGTCGGTCGGCACGGCGCCGAGCGCTGCCTGGGCCGCCGCGACGTAGGCCACGGCCTGGCGCGCTCCGGCATCGTCGCACCCCGCTTCGTCGATGAGCCACCGGGCCGCGGCTTCCGGGTCGGCGAGTCGTTCCGCGACGCCCGCACGCAGCGAGGAGACCGCGGCCGAGAGCTCTCGGGTGCGGGCCGGCGCTTCGCCCAGCCAGAACGGCGAGCTGGGCGGTAGCCCGTGGGCGTTCTCGACGAGCACGCGCCCGGCCTCGACCCGCCGGATCTTCCAGGACATGTTCCCGAGGAGGAAGATGTCGCCCCGCTGGCTCTCGACGGCGAAGTCTTCGTTGACGCGGCCGACGAAGGTGCCGGGCGCCTCCTCGATCACGTCGTAGTCCCCGGTGTCGGGGATCGCGCCCCCGGAGGTGATCGCGGCGAGGCGGGCCCCGCGCCGCGGGCGCAGCCGTCCGTGGACACGGTCGCGGTGCAGGTAGGCGCCGCGGCGCCCCCGCCGGTCCGCCACGCCCTCGCAGAGGATCTCCAGCACCCCGTCGAACTCGGCGCGCGTGAGCTGGCGGTACGGCCAGGCGCGGCGCACGAGATCCCACAGGTCCTCTTCCGCCATTTCGGCCGCCGCGATCGCCGCCACCATCTGCTGCGCGAGCACGTCGAGGGGCTTCACGGGCAGCCGGGTACGGTCGAGCGCGCCCGCACGGACGGCCCGGACCGCGGCGGCGCACTGCAGGAGATCGTCGCGGGTCAACGGGAGCAGCACGCCCTTGGGCGTCGCCCCCAACCAGTGCCCCGACCGGCCGACCCGCTGCAGCAGCGTCGCCAGCGCGCGGGGGGCGCCGATGTGGCAGACCAGGTCGACATGCCCGATATCGATCCCGAGCTCCAACGACGCGGTGGCCACGACGACCGGGACCGCGCCGGACTTGAGCCGCTGCTCGGCCGCCAGGCGGACCGGACGGCTGAGGCTGCCGTGGTGCGCCGCCACCCGGTCCTCGCCGAGGCGGAGGGAGAGCGCGTGGGCAACGCGTTCGACTTGCCTGCGCGTGTTCACGAACACCAGGGTCGCCCGGTGCCGGCCGACGTGGACGGCGATCCGGTCGTAGAGCTCCTCCCACAGCTCGTGGGTGGTGATCGGCCCGAGCTCCCGGTCCGGGACTTCTATGCGGAGGTCGAGCGGGCGTTGATGCCCCACGTCCACGATGGCGCAGCCGGCCGCACCGCCGGCCTCCGGAGGGGTGCCGACCAGGAGGCGGGCGATCTCCTCGATCGGCTTCTGGGTGGCGCTCAGGCCGATCCGCTGCAGGCGCCGGCCGCAGAGAGCGTCGAGCCGCTCGAGGGAGAGGGCCAGATGCGCGCCGCGCTTGTCCCCGGCCACCGCGTGGATCTCGTCGACGATCACGGTCCCGGCGGTGGCAAGCGCGCGACGGCCGCCTTCCGCGGTGAGGAGAATGTAGAGGGACTCGGGGGTGGTGATCAGGATGTGGGGGGGGCGGCGAAGCATTCGCGTGCGGTCGCGGGCCGGCGTGTCACCGGACCGCACGGCAACGCGGATCTCCGGCAGCGGAGCGCCTTCTGCGTCGGCAAGCCGCCCGATGCCGCCGAGAGGCTCCCGGAGGTTCTTTTCGATGTCGTTCCCGAGCGCTTTGAGCGGAGAGACGTACACCACATCGATGCGGTCATCGAGCGTGCCCGCCGCCGACCTGAGGACGAGGCGGTTGAGCGCCCAGAGAAACGCCGCCAGCGTCTTGCCGGATCCGGTCGGCGCGGCGATCACCACGTCGCGCCCGGTGGCGATCTCGGCCCACCCGGCCACCTGCGGGGCGGTGGGGGCGGCGAACCGCTCGGCGAACCACCGCCGCACCAGCGGGTGGAATCCCAAGAGCGTTCCGTCCTCTGGCATTCGAGAAGCGTCGTGTGCGTCGGTCATGCGGGGCCTCACCCGTACGATACCACGAGCGCCGTTCCCTCGCCAGCGGGACCCGGCACGGGTCAGCGAAGGGGCTCCGCCTCAGCCCGGGCGGATCAGGCGGCCCGACCCCGGCGGGGACATGACCTCTCCCTCTGCGAACACGAGGCGCCCCCGCACCAGCACCTTGTCGACGGCCCCGACGATCCGCCATCCCAGATAGGGCGTCCATGGGTGACGGTACAGCAGCCGGTCTGCCGAGATCGTCCACTCTCGATGATAGTCAAAGAGGACGACGTCGGCATCGGCCCCCGGAAGAAGGCTCCCTTTCCGGGGAAAGAGCCCGAAGATGCGGGCCGCGTTCGTCGATGTCAGCGCCACGAGCCGCTCAAGCGGGAGGCCCCGCCGACGAACCCCCTCCCACACCAGGAGCGGCAGCAGGGTCTGGACACCGGTGATCCCCCCCCACGCCGCCCAGATGTCGTCGGCCCCTCGCGTCTTTTCCTCGAGGGGACAGGGCGAGTGGTCGGAGGCGATGCAGTCGATCGTCCCATCGGCCACCTCCCGCCACAACCCGTCCACCGCCGCCCGCGGTCGAAGCGGCGGCGCACACTTGGCGACAGGCCCGAGCCGGGCCGCGGCCTCTTCGTCGAGGAGCAGATAGTGCGGGCAGGTCTCGACGGTGACGTTCTGTCGCGCCCGCGCGGAGGCGATGCGGGCGGCGCCCTGCGGGATGCTCAGGTGCACGATGTGCAGCCGGCATCCGGCGGATCCGGCCAGGAGCAACGCCCGCTGAATCGCCCCGAGCTCCACCTCCGGCGGGCGCGACTCCCCCCAGGCGCGGGAGTCCCTGCGCCCGGCCCCCTCCAAGCGCGCGCGGAGGGAGAGGGCGAGCTCGTTGCTCTCCGCGTGGACACCGACCACCCCGCCCCACACGGCGATGCGCTTCATGCCCTCCCAGAGCACGCCGTCGTCCGCCCGCGCGAACTCGGTCCCCGAGTCCGCCATGAACGCTTTGTAGCCCGCGACCCCCGCCTCCCGCAGCCCCTCCAGGGCATCGACGTTGCCGGGGACCAGGCCCCCCCACAAGGCGCAGTCCACCACGGCGCTCTGCGTGACCGCGGCGGCCTTGAGGGCGAATGCGGCGGCATCGGTCGTCGGCGGCACGGCGTTGAGCGGCATCTCGATGACGGTCGTCACCCCGCCGGCCGCCGCGCTCCGGGTGCCGGCCCCGAACCCCTCCCAGTGCGTGCGCCCGGGTTCGTTGAAGTGCACATGCGGATCCACGCACCCCGGCAGGACCAATCTGCCGGTGGCGTCGATCACCTCCTCCGCGTCCGGCCGCTCCCCGGGATCGAGGAGAGCGGCAATCCGTCCCCCGGCGATCATCACGGTGGCGGGGAACACCGCCGTGTGCGTCGCCACCATACCGCCGACGATCGCCGTCTCCGCCTTCATGCCCGCGTCCGCCCCAATCGGGGGACCCCGACGCGGCGGGGCCGCCGGCACGACGCGCTCACCCCGCTCCGTCGGGGCCGCCCCTCGCTCGAGGCACCCTCGGGACGAGTCCGATCGCGCTCAGCCTCGCCGCGCCGCCGCATGCGGTTCCCCTCCTCCGAAATTGGCGTTGTGATTCACGCTCGATCGGCGCTTCCCTGCCGCGGCTTCGCGGCATCGTCCGCACGGTGTGAACCGGTTCATCGCCCCCGCGGCGCGGTTCGGCTACGCTGTGTGGGCAGCGGAC contains the following coding sequences:
- a CDS encoding TlpA disulfide reductase family protein, whose protein sequence is MCNADAPGWERVYEAWKPSGVKLIGIGLLDNKQACQAFARRHGLTFPNVYDPEGRVARSFGFTYQPFWAVIDRHGDLLKTGYGPQDERELVSTIKVLAGR
- a CDS encoding cytochrome c biogenesis protein CcdA — encoded protein: MPHLNLAIAFAAGVLGFFSPCVVPLIPGYLSFVSGVSLAEMDPAERSKHIGRVVLATITFVLGFSVIFTGLGASASLFGAFVLGNRLLLTRIGGAIVIVLGLSMLGVIRLPGLARERRVRITRRPATILGAFPVGMAFGFAWTPCVGPVLGAVLTMAATTPRAVDGGVLLFAYSLGLGLPFLATAALLTTAFNALHALGRYGRAIETISGVFLVAMGGALLFDLIFRFNAWILEVFPFRPGL
- a CDS encoding redoxin family protein; this encodes MRSLFCVLVVAAAVGLAALPGGAVGTSKAPDFIGGGPWFNTEAPLTLAGLRGKVVAVEMWAAGCINCINTFPYVKRWDAAYRSKGLVIVGVHSPEFQHEHAVGYVKAAIAREGITYPVVMDNDFRIWNAYKNEYWPTLYLIDKRGTIRYTHIGEGEYDATERMIAKLLAEHS
- a CDS encoding DEAD/DEAH box helicase → MTDAHDASRMPEDGTLLGFHPLVRRWFAERFAAPTAPQVAGWAEIATGRDVVIAAPTGSGKTLAAFLWALNRLVLRSAAGTLDDRIDVVYVSPLKALGNDIEKNLREPLGGIGRLADAEGAPLPEIRVAVRSGDTPARDRTRMLRRPPHILITTPESLYILLTAEGGRRALATAGTVIVDEIHAVAGDKRGAHLALSLERLDALCGRRLQRIGLSATQKPIEEIARLLVGTPPEAGGAAGCAIVDVGHQRPLDLRIEVPDRELGPITTHELWEELYDRIAVHVGRHRATLVFVNTRRQVERVAHALSLRLGEDRVAAHHGSLSRPVRLAAEQRLKSGAVPVVVATASLELGIDIGHVDLVCHIGAPRALATLLQRVGRSGHWLGATPKGVLLPLTRDDLLQCAAAVRAVRAGALDRTRLPVKPLDVLAQQMVAAIAAAEMAEEDLWDLVRRAWPYRQLTRAEFDGVLEILCEGVADRRGRRGAYLHRDRVHGRLRPRRGARLAAITSGGAIPDTGDYDVIEEAPGTFVGRVNEDFAVESQRGDIFLLGNMSWKIRRVEAGRVLVENAHGLPPSSPFWLGEAPARTRELSAAVSSLRAGVAERLADPEAAARWLIDEAGCDDAGARQAVAYVAAAQAALGAVPTDRTVIAERFFDESGGMQLVIHAPFGGRITRAWGFALRKRFCLTFDFELQAAATDDGLVLSLGEQHSFPLESVFEMTRRQTLEEDLIQALLASPMFANRWRWNVTRSLAVLRQQGGRRVPIALQRMRAEDLLAAVFPAQVACGDNHAGPIVPPDHPLVNETIQNCLREAMDLDGLREVLDALDRGEIQAVSVETTAPSPMSHEILNANPYAFLDDAPLEERRARAVSLRRTAPELAGTLGRLDPAAIAEVRAQAWPDLRTPDELHDLLLSIGVLPVADASPWSGMAEALVAGHRAAVATWGLDGRDVSAYVAAERVPWLRALRPDAGIVPAVAVPPGVDTEIGEEAAGQRVVQGWMDCLGPVTAAALSARLGLAQRTVDAALFSLEHEGMVLQGRFTPGAAVEGVEWCARNLLARIHRLTLGRLRREIEPVAPATYMRFLFRWQHLQPGTQLHGRPGLVEVISQLQGLELPATAWEDQVLAGRLRSYNPADLEHLCLSGRIAWGRLYPTGGTRAEVASPDRRRRQTVTRQAPLAFVLREDLPIFVAPQDGGDPPAGLGRVSAEVFAVLERRGASFLGDLARSLRLLPAQVEAALWELVACGLVAGDGVAGLRFLLRRAPGRRRKRGEHRAGDAPSGRWSLWRRDLPESPPPEKRLEVLARQSLRRYGVVFREVLAREPQLPPWRSLLAVYRRWESAGEIRGGRFVDGVVGEQYALPEAVEALRAVRRQAPAEETVLVSAADPLNLSGILTPGARVPAVSGHLIVYRDGLPLASGPLGAVRSHLQPVA
- the allB gene encoding allantoinase AllB — encoded protein: MKAETAIVGGMVATHTAVFPATVMIAGGRIAALLDPGERPDAEEVIDATGRLVLPGCVDPHVHFNEPGRTHWEGFGAGTRSAAAGGVTTVIEMPLNAVPPTTDAAAFALKAAAVTQSAVVDCALWGGLVPGNVDALEGLREAGVAGYKAFMADSGTEFARADDGVLWEGMKRIAVWGGVVGVHAESNELALSLRARLEGAGRRDSRAWGESRPPEVELGAIQRALLLAGSAGCRLHIVHLSIPQGAARIASARARQNVTVETCPHYLLLDEEAAARLGPVAKCAPPLRPRAAVDGLWREVADGTIDCIASDHSPCPLEEKTRGADDIWAAWGGITGVQTLLPLLVWEGVRRRGLPLERLVALTSTNAARIFGLFPRKGSLLPGADADVVLFDYHREWTISADRLLYRHPWTPYLGWRIVGAVDKVLVRGRLVFAEGEVMSPPGSGRLIRPG